From Sphingomonas bisphenolicum, one genomic window encodes:
- a CDS encoding recombinase family protein: protein MEAQRTAVESYALGGGHRIVAEYVEVESGKHDDRPFLAEALAACRLHRATLCIAKLDRLSRSVSFISRLHDGDVDFVACDAPYANRFMINLFAAIAEHEREMISQRTKAALAAAKARGVRLGNPNGGAALLPGCKIAAAKAGALLAQRADQRAIQVMPLLQQLEADGCTSARAMAHALNLRGVPAPSGRPLWYPEQVRRVMRRGANLDRTG from the coding sequence GTGGAAGCACAGCGTACCGCTGTCGAGAGTTACGCTCTCGGTGGCGGTCACCGCATCGTGGCAGAATATGTGGAGGTCGAGTCGGGAAAACACGACGATAGGCCCTTTTTGGCGGAAGCCCTGGCTGCATGTCGGCTCCACCGCGCCACGTTGTGCATTGCCAAGCTGGATCGACTTTCCAGGTCAGTCAGCTTCATTTCTCGGCTGCACGATGGTGACGTGGACTTCGTCGCATGCGACGCGCCCTATGCAAACAGGTTCATGATCAACCTCTTTGCGGCAATCGCCGAGCATGAGCGGGAGATGATCAGTCAGCGGACCAAGGCGGCGCTTGCCGCTGCCAAGGCACGGGGCGTGCGGTTGGGCAATCCTAATGGCGGGGCAGCCCTGCTGCCTGGTTGCAAAATAGCGGCGGCAAAGGCCGGAGCCTTGCTTGCCCAAAGGGCGGATCAGCGCGCCATCCAGGTCATGCCGTTGCTGCAGCAGCTTGAGGCGGATGGTTGCACAAGTGCCAGGGCGATGGCGCACGCGCTAAATCTGCGGGGCGTGCCCGCACCCAGCGGTCGCCCGCTCTGGTATCCAGAGCAGGTACGGCGCGTGATGCGACGGGGCGCAAATCTGGATCGCACCGGGTGA
- a CDS encoding DUF427 domain-containing protein, with protein MVEARWNGSVIAASDETVVVEGNHYFPAAAVNSAFLQPSETTTVCPWKGTAHYYSLQVEGAENRDAAWYYPDPKSAAENILGRVAFWKGVEVG; from the coding sequence ATGGTCGAAGCAAGATGGAACGGCTCGGTGATCGCCGCCAGCGACGAGACGGTCGTCGTCGAGGGCAATCACTATTTTCCCGCCGCCGCCGTCAATTCTGCGTTCCTGCAGCCGAGCGAGACGACAACCGTCTGCCCGTGGAAGGGGACAGCGCACTACTACAGCCTCCAGGTTGAGGGAGCGGAGAATCGCGACGCCGCGTGGTATTACCCTGATCCGAAATCCGCGGCGGAGAATATCCTCGGTCGTGTCGCCTTTTGGAAGGGTGTGGAGGTAGGCTGA